The genomic stretch ACTGTTAAGATGAATATGTCGGTTTCCTTTGGTTGATTCTACGTGGTATCTTTTTTAGTTTATTGTTGATTGCTTTCTTCTCTACCGCTTGTTCTCATCGGGTCGGAAATCCACTAAAGTAGTTTTTCAAAAGCATTGAATATTGTTCATGTTATGGAAAGGGAAACGATGAAACGGGACACCCAGCTTGCTTCGTTGCAAAAACATCTTACTGTTTTAGTTGACGAGATTGGCGAACGCACCTCTGGCTCGGAGAGCAATCGCCGGGCTGATGCGTATGTGTTGCGCCAGTTGCAATCGTGTGGTCTCGAGGTTGAAACCCAACCGTTCGATGTCATCGATTGGCAGTGTTTGGAGGCTCAACTTCCCATCGCCGGCGAAGCGATCCCGGTGTTTGCTTCCCAGTATTCCCGTCCTTGTTATGTGACTGCGCCAATTGCTTTGATAACAAAAGTGGAAGAGTTGGAACATGCCGAACTCAGGGGAAAAATCGCGTTACTGTATGGTGACTTTATCAAAGATACAATTATGCCCAAACGCTTCCGATTTTACAATCCCGAGGAGCACCAAAAACTCAATGCGCTCTTGGAAGCGAAGCAACCGGAAGCAGTTGTAACGGTTAGTAGTCGAGTGGATCGTGCGGTCGGGGCATTTGTCGATGCTGACTTAATTGTACCTTCAGCGTACGTTTCCTTTCAAGAGGAAGCGGTAGTACGCCGTTGGAATGGAAAGTTGGCGACTCTTCGACTCGACACCTTGCGTAATGCGACACAAAGCCAGACGATAATCGGTCAGAAAGTTGGAAAACAACCAACTAAGATCACCCTCTGTGCTCATCTCGATACGACGTTCGGAACCCCCGGCGCGATTGACGATGGCACCGGTATCGCGATTCTGCTAACATTGGCTGAGTGGTTGCAAGGAGTCAGTACTGAGCATACAATCGAGTGGCTGTTTTTCAACAGTGAGGATTCCGGCGGCGCCGAGGGCGAGATGTTGTACGATGACGATTTTGACGTGAATACCAACGGTCTACAACTCTTAATCAATGTCGATGGCGTCGGTTTGAAAGGGTACGCTCCGAGTGTGTGCAGCTTAAATCTGGATAACAAGCAACAGCAACGACTCGAAAAAGTAATCGCGAACGCCAGAAGTATCGTAACCGAAGAACCGTGGTATCAAGGGGATCACTCAATATTTGCGTTTCGTGGAGTTCCATGCATCGTGTTTTCTTCTGAACGGATCTTCTCGCAAGTGTACACCATACCTCATACCGAACACGATACGATTGAACAACTCGATTTCGATTCAATTCAGAGCGTCACGACAACAATCTACGAGCTGATACAAATCTGGTAGTCAATACTGACACGCCTTTTAAGACTTTGAATTTGGGAAATATTTCTCATACTTGACTGATAGATGCAACTCTCAATCTTTCTGTGTATATTCCACCAACCTCACAGATGAAATCCCAGATGCATTCACAATGATCAACGATCCTATCGATTAGGAGTAAGGATGAATTGGATTCTCCGGTTGCTTGCTTCATCCGTCGGCAAGAAAATTTTCATGGCGGTATCGGGTGTTTTGCTTTTGTTCTTTCTGATTGCCCACTTGGCAGGAAACCTGACCCTCGTCGGCGGCAAAGAAATGCTTGCTTTGTATGCGCACACCCTGCATAGTTTCCCCCTCGTTGTTGTCGCTATGGAGATCGGTCTTGGCGCGATATTTCTTGCCCATATCCTGTTAGGACTTACCCTTTTCTTGCAAAACCGCAAAGCCAAGGGGAGTCAATATGCGGTCTCCAGCGGCCGGGGCGGGAAGACTTGGGCAAGCGCTACCATGCCCTACAGTGGTTTGCTCATTCTCGTTTTTCTAATCATCCACCTCTCTGATTTCACTGTTAAGAATTATGTCAACGGTTGGACTGGTGAGGAGTTGGTGGAACAGGTGTTAATTGCATTCACCGGAACGGCAAGAATACTCTACTACATCGCGATGGTGATCATTGTCGGCATTCATGTCAGCCACGGTTTTTGGAGTCTCTTCCAATCGTTGGGCTGGACGAACAGTCGCACACTGCCTGTCCTGAAAATCGTCGGCAAAGTCGTTGGCGTTGCGTTTGCCATCGGCTTTGGTATCCTACCGCTCATCGCATTCTCACTGGCGAAATGAGGTAATGGAATGCAACTTGATTCGAAAATCCCCAGTGGACCAATCACCGAGAAGTGGACAAAGCACCGCTTCGATTTGAAACTGGTCAATCCGGCAAATAAACGGAAATACACGATCATCGTGGTCGGTACGGGTTTAGCGGGAGCATCGGCGGCAGCGTCGCTTGCCGAGCTTGGCTACAATGTCCACGCATTTACGCTCCACGATAGTCCCCGCCGCGCACATAGCATCGCCGCCCAAGGCGGTATCAATGCTGCGAAGAATTATCCCAACGATGGCGATTCGGTCTGGCGACTCTTCTACGATACGTTGAAAGGCGGCGACTACCGCGCCCGGGAAGCGAATGTGTACCGGCTTGCCGAAGTATCCAACAGCATCATCGACCAATGTGTCGCGCAGGGCGTTCCCTTTGCCCGCGAGTACGGCGGATTGCTCGACAATCGCAGTTTCGGCGGCGCGCAGGTATCACGCACGTTTTACGCGCGGGGTCAAACCGGACAGCAATTGCTGTTAGGCGCATACAGTGCATTGATGAAGGAAGTCGGGAAAGGTTCGGTGAAACTGTTCCCGCGCCGCGATTTGATTGACATCGTTACGATTGACGGTGTCGCGCGAGGTATTGTCGTCCGAAACTTGGTGACTGGTCAATTGGAATCTCACTCTGCCCATGCAATTTGCTTATGTACCGGCGGCTACGGCAATACATATTTCCTTTCCACGAATGCGATGAATTGCAACGTTTCCGCGGCGTGGGCAGCCTTCAAGAAGGGCGCTGGATTTGCCAATCCTTGTTATACCCAAATTCATCCCACTTGTATTCCGGTGCATGGCGATTATCAATCGAAACTTACTTTGATGAGCGAGAGTCTTCGCAATGACGGTCGAGTTTGGGTACCAAAGAAGCCGAAAGACCCTCGCAAGCCATCGGACATTCCCGATTCGGAACGGTACTACTTTCTTGAAGAACGCTACCCCAGTTTCGGGAATTTGGTCCCGCGCGATGTTGCATCGCGAAACGCGAAAATGGTCTGCGATGACGGTCTTGGCGTCGGTTCAACCGGGTTAGCGGTGTATCTCGACTTTACTGATTCGATCAAGCGGCTCGGTCAAAATAAAATCGCTGAACGGTATGGTAATCTGTTCGATATGTATGAGAAGATTACCGGTTCCAATCCCTATCAAGAACCGATGATGATTTATCCCGCGATACACTATACGATGGGTGGCATTTGGGTCGATTACAATTTGATGAGCACGCTCCCCGGTCTTCATGTCCTCGGAGAAGCGAACTTCAGCGATCACGGTGCGAACCGGCTTGGTGCGAGTGCGCTAATGCAAGGGTTAGCCGACGGTTATTTCGTGATTCCTTATACGATTGGAAACTACTTAGCAACCACGAAGTTTGCTCCGGTCGATTCGACGCATCCTGCTTTCCAAGCGGTAGAGAAGGAGGCGAACGAACGCATCAAGAAATTGATCTCGATCAATGGTCATCGTACGGTCGATGATTTCCACCGGCAGCTCGGAAAGATTATGTGGGACAATGTCGGGATGGCGAGAAACGAGAAAGGTCTCAAAACCGCACTCCAAGAGATTCCCGCTTTACGAGAAGAGTTCTGGAAGAATGTGAAAGTGACTGGCTCGGCGGCAGATTTTAATCAAACGCTGGAAAAAGCTTACCGGGTAGCAGATTTTCTTGATTTTAGTGAGTTGTTGGCAACTGACGCATTGAATCGTACTGAGTCGTGTGGTGGTCATTTCCGCGAAGAATCGCAGACCGAAGATAACGAAGCGAAGCGGGACGATGAGAATTACGCGTACGCCGCTGTCTGGGAATACGATGGTCCCGGGAAGCCGCCGAAACTAAACAAAGAGCAGTTAACATTCGAGCATGTGAAGCCGTCGCAGAGGAGCTATAAATAATGAGCGCCCACGAAGCAAAAACAATCAATCTGATATTGAAAGTTTGGCGGCAGCCGAATCCCAATCAGCCCGGCGCATTCGCCCACTATGACGCTAAGAACGTATCGACTGAAATGTCCTTCCTCGAGATGCTCGATGTAGTGAATGAAAGAATCACGTTGGAAGGAAAAGAGGAACCGATTGCGTTCGATCACGATTGTCGCGAGGGAATCTGTGGAATGTGCGGAGCGGTAGTGAATGGACAAGCACACGGCAGATTGAAGGGAACAACGCTGTGCCAGCTCCATATGCGGCACTTTAACGATGGTGAGACGCTATACATCGAGCCATTCCGAGCACAGGCGTTTCCCATTATCAAAGACCTTGCGGTTGACCGCAGCGGGTTTGATCAAATCATCGCCGCCGGTGGCTTTATCACGGTGAAAACCGGACAAGCGCCAAGTGCCGATGCGATACTTGTTCCTAAGAAAGATTCTGATTTGGCGATGGATGCAGCAGCTTGTATTGGCTGCGGAGCGTGTGTCGCTGCCTGTCCAAACGGATCGGCGATGCTGTTTGTGTCGGCGAAGGTTTCGCATCTCGGTCTATTGCCGCAGGGGCAACCGGAGCGGTATCAACGGGTTGCCCGGATGGTTTCAAAAATGGACGAACTTGGTTTCGGAAATTGTACCAATCATTTGGAATGCGAAGCGGCTTGTCCAAAAGAGATTAAGTTTACAAACATTGCGCGATTGAATCGTGATTATTTGCTGGCGCGGCTGACTGCCGCTGATCAGGAGACGGGTCCGGCAGGAGGTTTTTAATTCGTAATAGCAATCCGATTATGCTTTTTATCTACTGGAAAAACAGTATATTGTAGTAACGAATTCTTAACACATTCGACAACACATGATAAAAACATTAGTTCTCGGTCTCGGAAACGAAATGATCAGCGATGATGCCATTGGCATCTTGGCTGTTCGGCAGGCGCGTCGCCTTTGGGAGGCGCGACATTTAAACTCTGAGATCGAGTTTGTTGAGTGTTCGGTACATGGAATCGCCCTGTTGGAGTTCTTTATGGGATACGACCGGGCGATTTTAGTCGATTCAATTCAAACTGGAAAACACCCCCCAGGTACGATTTTAGTCGTCGATCCCAATAAATTAGCGCCGGTTACGGCACCTTCCCCTCATTTTACTGGTTTGCCGGAACTGTTGGGAATTGCCCACCAACTGAAACTTCCATTTCCGAAAGAATTTTCGATTTTGGCGATGGAAGTCAGCAATACGAACACCTTAGGGGAAAAACTTTCACCTGCGGTCGAGTTTGCGATGCCTTTGTTTGTTGATAAAATCATTGCATCCATTTAGTTGTAAGTCATTATCGATACTGTTCATCCTACTTTCGCATTTCCACCTCCGTTCCATTTACCTGCAAAATTGTACCCTTCCAAACACTCAACAAACCACCTTTTTCCAAACCATTACCGGTGTTATATTCCTCCATTAACACACAGAGGAATCAATGTCACACGAAAAACGATTAAAGATTGGCGTATTGACCGGCGGCGGCGACTGTCCGGGTTTGAATGCAGTTATCCGTGCGGTAGTACGACGTGCGGTCCACTCGTATGGATTTGAAGTCTTCGGCTTTCGCGATGGTTGGAAAGGTTTGATTGAAGGCCGGATTGAACCGCTTAGTTCGATTTCGGTCACCGGTATTCTTCGCCGGGGTGGTACCATACTTGGTACTTCGCGCACGAATCCGCGCAAAAAACAAGATCATCTTGACGCAATCGTACATCACATGAAGAAGTATGAGATCGATGCCTTAATCCCCATCGGTGGCGACGACACGCTTGGGGTTGCGCTTTGGATGCATGGTCTGGGATTTCAAGTCGTCGGCGTTCCGAAAACTATTGATAACGACATCAAGGGCACCGACTACACCTTCGGTTTTAATACCGCGGTGGAAACGGTTACTGAAGCGCTCGACAAATTGCAAACGACTGCCGAGTCACACCACCGAATCATGGTCGTTGAAGTAATGGGACGTCACGCCGGATGGATCGCAACGATGGCAGGGATTGCCGGTGGTGCCGATGAAATCCTCATCCCGGAAATGCCGTTCGATATCGAAGATGTCGTTGCAAGACTCATGGAGCGGCATAAGCGGCGAAGTTTCTCTATTGTCGTCGTCGCGGAAGGTGCAGTTCCCAAAGATGGTGGAATGACTACAATTTCCGATAAAAAGGATGCATTTGGTCACGTTATGCTTGGCGGTATCGGACAGTGGGTATCCGACGAAATCGAGAAACGTACCGGTTGCGAGACCCGATATACGAATCTTGGTCATATCCAACGTGGTGGTATCCCGACGGCGTACGACCGGATCCTCTCGACTCGGTTTGGCGTGGCGGCAGTCGACGCAGTAGCTAATGGCGAGCGGGGTAAGATGGTTGCCCTCCGAAGCGAAGATATTATCTTGATTCCGCTCGAAGATGCTGTGTTACAGAATAAAGTGGTCAATCCGGAATTTTACGAAATTGCCAGTTTATTCTTTTAATTGATTGTTTGTTGTTATATGTTACAGGGGAGCGAACGCTCCCCTTTTTCTTTTCAACTTATTTCTTCTTGCGGTTTCACTTTGGAGAACGAGCCATGAAGAAGTACCGATTTCTTCTCCTCATACTTGCCATTGTAGCAACAAAACCAGTGACGTTAATGAAGTAAATCTTGGCTTGAATCTTGGTAAATAAGCGAAAGTATTTGCGATTTATTGTATTTGGAACATGCAATCGGATTGGAACGTATGTATCTTATAGCCCAATTTCTACCGTCGACCACCTCTCCGAGATATGCTACCCTGACCAGACGGTAATTCAAAGAATACTCAATGGAGGAATACATGGCACTTCGTGTCGCAATCAACGGTTTTGGTCGCATCGGTCGACTGGTTTTCAAAGTCGCATATAAACGTCCCGATGTCGAATTTGTAGCAATCAACGATATCACCGACGCAAAAACATTAGCCCATCTTTTAAAGTATGATTCCGTACATGGCAGATTTCCCGAAGCGGTAACGACTGAGGGCACCGATATAATCGTAGCCGGTAAAAAGATAGCCGTATCTGCCATCAAAGACCCGGCGCAGCTTCCCTGGTCAGCGCTTAATGTCGATGTCGTCATCGAATCGACTGGCAAATTCACCAAAATGGAAGACCTGCAAAAGCATGTTTCCGCTGGTGCAAAAAAGGTTCTGCTGACCGTTCCGGCGAAAGACCCCATCGATGCGATGATCGTGATGGGTGTGAACGAAGATATGCTGAAACCAGAGCATAAAGTAGTGTCGAATGCAAGCTGCACGACCAACTGTCTTGCTCCGGTAGCAAAAGTGTTGCATGACAATTTCGGCATCGTTCGCGGTTGGATGACGACGATTCACTCCTACACCAACGATCAACAAATTCTCGATTTACCACACAAGGATTTACGCCGTGCCCGCGCTGCCGCTCTTTCGATGATTCCGACCACCACCGGCGCTGCCCGTGCCGTAGGAAAAGTTATTCCCGCATTGAAAGGAAAACTCGACGGCATCGCAATTCGTGTTCCGACACCCGATGGTTCCTTAGTCGATCTCGTGTGCGAAGTTGCGAAAGACACCACACCTGAAGAGATCAATGCGGCGATGCAAGCGGCTTCCAATGGTGCGATGAAAGGTATTCTCGAGTACACCGAAGATGAAATTGTGTCAATTGATATCGTTGGAAATTCGCACTCTTCTATCTTCGATGCGAAGTCTACGCAAGTTATGGATAAGCGATTGGTTAAAGTTCTCGCATGGTATGACAACGAATGGGGTTACTCGAATC from bacterium encodes the following:
- a CDS encoding M28 family metallopeptidase yields the protein MKRDTQLASLQKHLTVLVDEIGERTSGSESNRRADAYVLRQLQSCGLEVETQPFDVIDWQCLEAQLPIAGEAIPVFASQYSRPCYVTAPIALITKVEELEHAELRGKIALLYGDFIKDTIMPKRFRFYNPEEHQKLNALLEAKQPEAVVTVSSRVDRAVGAFVDADLIVPSAYVSFQEEAVVRRWNGKLATLRLDTLRNATQSQTIIGQKVGKQPTKITLCAHLDTTFGTPGAIDDGTGIAILLTLAEWLQGVSTEHTIEWLFFNSEDSGGAEGEMLYDDDFDVNTNGLQLLINVDGVGLKGYAPSVCSLNLDNKQQQRLEKVIANARSIVTEEPWYQGDHSIFAFRGVPCIVFSSERIFSQVYTIPHTEHDTIEQLDFDSIQSVTTTIYELIQIW
- a CDS encoding succinate dehydrogenase cytochrome b subunit, whose amino-acid sequence is MNWILRLLASSVGKKIFMAVSGVLLLFFLIAHLAGNLTLVGGKEMLALYAHTLHSFPLVVVAMEIGLGAIFLAHILLGLTLFLQNRKAKGSQYAVSSGRGGKTWASATMPYSGLLILVFLIIHLSDFTVKNYVNGWTGEELVEQVLIAFTGTARILYYIAMVIIVGIHVSHGFWSLFQSLGWTNSRTLPVLKIVGKVVGVAFAIGFGILPLIAFSLAK
- a CDS encoding fumarate reductase/succinate dehydrogenase flavoprotein subunit, encoding MQLDSKIPSGPITEKWTKHRFDLKLVNPANKRKYTIIVVGTGLAGASAAASLAELGYNVHAFTLHDSPRRAHSIAAQGGINAAKNYPNDGDSVWRLFYDTLKGGDYRAREANVYRLAEVSNSIIDQCVAQGVPFAREYGGLLDNRSFGGAQVSRTFYARGQTGQQLLLGAYSALMKEVGKGSVKLFPRRDLIDIVTIDGVARGIVVRNLVTGQLESHSAHAICLCTGGYGNTYFLSTNAMNCNVSAAWAAFKKGAGFANPCYTQIHPTCIPVHGDYQSKLTLMSESLRNDGRVWVPKKPKDPRKPSDIPDSERYYFLEERYPSFGNLVPRDVASRNAKMVCDDGLGVGSTGLAVYLDFTDSIKRLGQNKIAERYGNLFDMYEKITGSNPYQEPMMIYPAIHYTMGGIWVDYNLMSTLPGLHVLGEANFSDHGANRLGASALMQGLADGYFVIPYTIGNYLATTKFAPVDSTHPAFQAVEKEANERIKKLISINGHRTVDDFHRQLGKIMWDNVGMARNEKGLKTALQEIPALREEFWKNVKVTGSAADFNQTLEKAYRVADFLDFSELLATDALNRTESCGGHFREESQTEDNEAKRDDENYAYAAVWEYDGPGKPPKLNKEQLTFEHVKPSQRSYK
- a CDS encoding succinate dehydrogenase/fumarate reductase iron-sulfur subunit, with translation MSAHEAKTINLILKVWRQPNPNQPGAFAHYDAKNVSTEMSFLEMLDVVNERITLEGKEEPIAFDHDCREGICGMCGAVVNGQAHGRLKGTTLCQLHMRHFNDGETLYIEPFRAQAFPIIKDLAVDRSGFDQIIAAGGFITVKTGQAPSADAILVPKKDSDLAMDAAACIGCGACVAACPNGSAMLFVSAKVSHLGLLPQGQPERYQRVARMVSKMDELGFGNCTNHLECEAACPKEIKFTNIARLNRDYLLARLTAADQETGPAGGF
- a CDS encoding hydrogenase maturation protease — its product is MIKTLVLGLGNEMISDDAIGILAVRQARRLWEARHLNSEIEFVECSVHGIALLEFFMGYDRAILVDSIQTGKHPPGTILVVDPNKLAPVTAPSPHFTGLPELLGIAHQLKLPFPKEFSILAMEVSNTNTLGEKLSPAVEFAMPLFVDKIIASI
- a CDS encoding 6-phosphofructokinase, whose translation is MSHEKRLKIGVLTGGGDCPGLNAVIRAVVRRAVHSYGFEVFGFRDGWKGLIEGRIEPLSSISVTGILRRGGTILGTSRTNPRKKQDHLDAIVHHMKKYEIDALIPIGGDDTLGVALWMHGLGFQVVGVPKTIDNDIKGTDYTFGFNTAVETVTEALDKLQTTAESHHRIMVVEVMGRHAGWIATMAGIAGGADEILIPEMPFDIEDVVARLMERHKRRSFSIVVVAEGAVPKDGGMTTISDKKDAFGHVMLGGIGQWVSDEIEKRTGCETRYTNLGHIQRGGIPTAYDRILSTRFGVAAVDAVANGERGKMVALRSEDIILIPLEDAVLQNKVVNPEFYEIASLFF
- the gap gene encoding type I glyceraldehyde-3-phosphate dehydrogenase; protein product: MALRVAINGFGRIGRLVFKVAYKRPDVEFVAINDITDAKTLAHLLKYDSVHGRFPEAVTTEGTDIIVAGKKIAVSAIKDPAQLPWSALNVDVVIESTGKFTKMEDLQKHVSAGAKKVLLTVPAKDPIDAMIVMGVNEDMLKPEHKVVSNASCTTNCLAPVAKVLHDNFGIVRGWMTTIHSYTNDQQILDLPHKDLRRARAAALSMIPTTTGAARAVGKVIPALKGKLDGIAIRVPTPDGSLVDLVCEVAKDTTPEEINAAMQAASNGAMKGILEYTEDEIVSIDIVGNSHSSIFDAKSTQVMDKRLVKVLAWYDNEWGYSNRVVDLMMKLK